From Clarias gariepinus isolate MV-2021 ecotype Netherlands chromosome 2, CGAR_prim_01v2, whole genome shotgun sequence, one genomic window encodes:
- the ndst1a gene encoding bifunctional heparan sulfate N-deacetylase/N-sulfotransferase 1 encodes MLGGGCVRRLLRQLTLQTIFLLLFLLCTLSVFISAYFLYGVKREFEPSAGVAPEDCDDDITPSRLLPLQDEAGREAAADGSQTDPVVLVFVESQYSQLGQDIVAVLESARFRYHTEISPGKGDMPTLTERDRGRFALIIYENILKYVNMDAWNRELLDKYCVEYGVGIIGFFKANENSLLSAQLKGFPLFLHSNLGLKDCTVNPKSPLLHITRAHEVVRGPLPGDNWTVFQSNHSTYEPVLLAKTQSAESMGLRAILHTSVVQDLGLHDGIQRVLFGHGLAFWLHKLVFVDAVAFLTSKRLSLSLDRYVLVDIDDIFVGKEGTRMKVADVEALVQTQNELRKSIPNFTFNLGFSGKFYHAGTDEEDLGDDLLLSYVNEFWWFPHMWSHMQPHRFHNQSVLAEQMLLNRRFAEEHSIPTHLGYAVAPHHSGVYPIHLQLYEAWKKVWGIRVTSTEEYPHLKPARYRRGFIHSGISVLPRQTCGLFTHTIFYKDYPGGPQELDKLIDGGELFLTVLLNPISIFMTHLSNYGNDRLGLYTFKKLLRFLQTWTHLRLQTLSPVQLAHRYFSLFPSDREPLWQNPCEDKRHKDIWSKEKTCDRFPKLLVIGPQKTGTTALYLFLGLHPDLIGNYPSKETFEEIQFFNGHNYHRGIDWYMEYFPLPSNTSSDYYFEKCANYFDSELAAPRAAALLPKAKIITVLISPAERAYAWYQHQRAHSDPVAMKYSFHNVITAPRDAPAKLRVLQSRCLVPGLYAIHLERWLTHYHQSQIMVVDGQMLKTEPALVMDKVQKFLGLADTVNYHKILAFDPKKGFWCQLLDGGKTKCLGKSKGKRYSDMKQESQLFLREYYRDHNIELSKLLYKMGQPLPTWLKDELLNTR; translated from the exons ATGCTGGGTGGTGGTTGCGTGCGACGTCTCCTCCGCCAGCTCACTCTCCAGACCAtctttctcctcctcttcctcctgtgCACGCTCAGCGTCTTCATTTCTGCCTACTTCCTGTATGGCGTCAAAAGGGAGTTTGAGCCTTCTGCCGGAGTCGCACCAGAGGATTGCGATGATGACATCACGCCATCCCGGCTGCTGCCGCTCCAGGATGAAGCGGGAAGAGAGGCGGCAGCAGATGGCAGCCAGACCGACCCGGTGGTTCTCGTGTTTGTTGAGAGTCAGTACTCACAGCTGGGTCAAGACATCGTAGCTGTTCTGGAGTCAGCCCGATTTCGATACCACACAGAAATCTCCCCGGGAAAGGGCGACATGCCGACGCTGACGGAGCGTGACCGGGGCCGATTCGCTCTCATCATCTATGAGAACATCCTGAAATATGTCAACATGGATGCTTGGAACAGGGAGCTGCTGGATAAATACTGTGTGGAGTATGGTGTGGGGATTATCGGCTTCTTCAAG gcgaatGAGAACAGTCTCCTGAGTGCCCAACTAAAAGGTTTCCCTCTGTTCCTGCACTCAAATTTGGGTCTAAAGGACTGCACCGTCAACCCCAAATCACCCCTCCTGCACATCACTCGCGCACACGAG GTGGTCAGAGGTCCTCTCCCTGGTGATAACTGGACCGTGTTCCAATCTAACCACTCCACATATGAGCCAGTATTGTTAGCAAAGACCCAGTCAGCGGAGAGCATGGGCCTGCGTGCCATCCTCCACACCTCCGTGGTTCAGGACCTCGGCCTCCACGATGGCATCCAGCGCGTGCTGTTTGGCCACGGCTTGGCCTTCTGGCTACACAAGCTGGTATTTGTGGATGCCGTGGCCTTCCTTACATCGAAAAGGCTCTCACTGTCCCTGGACAGATATGTGCTGGTCGATATCGACGACATCTTTGTCGGAAAAGAGGGCACCAGGATGAAGGTGGCTGATGTAGAG GCACTGGTACAGACGCAGAATGAGCTGCGGAAGTCAATCCCAAACTTCACCTTTAATCTTGGCTTCTCAGGGAAATTTTACCACGCAG gtACAGATGAGGAGGATCTGGGCGATGACCTGTTGTTATCGTATGTTAATGAGTTCTGGTGGTTTCCACACATGTGGAGTCACATGCAGCCTCACCGCTTTCATAACCAGAGTGTGCTCGCGGAGCAGATGCTCCTGAACAGACGCTTCGCTGAG GAACACTCTATCCCCACGCACCTGGGTTACGCAGTGGCTCCTCATCACTCTGGCGTCTACCCCATTCACCTGCAGCTCTACGAGGCCTGGAAGAAAGTCTGGGGCATCCGAGTGACCAGTACGGAGGAGTATCCTCATCTCAAACCTGCCCGTTACCGCCGTGGCTTCATCCACAGTGGCATCAGC GTGCTGCCGAGGCAGACTTGTGGTCTGTTCACTCACACGATTTTTTATAAAGATTACCCAGGAGGCCCTCAGGAGCTGGACAAGCTTATTGACGGAGGGGAACTCTTCCTAACTGTATTACTCAACCCA ATTAGTATCTTCATGACTCATCTTTCTAATTATGGAAATGACCGTCTGGGGCTGTACACGTTTAAGAAGCTGCTGCGCTTTCTGCAGACCTGGACTCACCTGAGGCTGCAGACCCTGTCCCCTGTCCAGCTGGCTCACAGATACTTCAGCCTCTTCCCCTCGGACAGAGAGCCGCTCTGGCAG AACCCTTGCGAGGATAAGAGACACAAGGACATCTGGTCAAAAGAGAAAACATGTGATCGCTTCCCAAAGCTGCTGGTGATTGGGCCACAGAAGACAG GCACAACCGCTCTGTATCTGTTCCTTGGATTGCACCCTGACCTCATCGGCAACTATCCCAGCAAAGAGACATTTGAGGAGATCCAGTTCTTTAATGGCCATAACTACCACAGAGGAATAGACTG GTACATGGAGTATTTTCCCCTCCCCTCCAACACCAGCTCAGATTACTACTTTGAGAAATGCGCTAACTACTTTGACTCTGAGTTAGCAGCACCCAGAGCAGCAGCTCTCCTACCTAAAGCTAAAATCATCACTGTGCTCATCAGTCCTGCAGAAAGAGCCTATGCCTGGTAtcag CACCAGCGGGCACATAGTGATCCAGTGGCTATGAAATACTCTTTTCACAATGTCATCACTGCACCCCGTGATGCTCCTGCAAAGCTGCGTGTCCTACAGAGCCGGTGTCTGGTGCCAGGATTGTATGCCATTCACCTCGAGCGCTGGCTTACACACTACCACCAGAGTCAG ATTATGGTTGTGGATGGGCAGATGCTTAAAACTGAACCAGCATTAGTCATGGATAAAGTCCAGAAGTTTCTGGGACTAGCAGATACCGTGAACTATCACAAGATCCTGGC GTTTGATCCTAAAAAGGGTTTCTGGTGTCAGCTTTTGGACGGAGGAAAAACCAAGTGTCTGGGAAAAAGTAAAGGAAAGAGATACTCAGATATGAAGCAAGAG TCCCAGCTGTTTTTAAGAGAGTACTACAGGGATCATAACATCGAGCTGTCAAAGCTGCTATACAAGATGGGTCAGCCTTTACCCACTTGGCTTAAAGATGAACTTCTTAACACTAGGTAG